CATGGAATAAAAGTAAGTACAAAAAAAATAGAAGATATAAACATAACCACAGTAGATGTTTTAAATGAAGAAGGAGAGGAAAAAATAAGAAAACCGAAGGGAACATATATTACACTTGATATACCTAAGGTTACCTTATATGATTCAGAGGATATTGAAGATATAAGTAAGGTACTTGCGGGAGAGTTAACAGATATAACTAATAAAATAAAACTTAATGAAAGTATGACTGTACTTGTGGTAGGTCTTGGTAATTGGAATATAACTCCAGATGCTTTAGGACCAAAGGTGGTAGATAAACTTATGGTAACAAGGCACTTGAAAAAATATATACCTGACAGCATAGATGAAGGAATACGACCAGTATGTGCAGTAGCTCCTGGAGTTCTAGGAATTACAGGTATGGAAACAGGAGAGATAATACGTGGTATAGTGCAAAATATTAAACCTGATGTTGTAATATGTGTAGATGCATTAGCAGCAAGAAAAATGGAGAGGGTAAATTCAACTATTCAAATAGGGGATACTGGAATATCACCTGGATCAGGTGTTGGAAACATGAGAATGGAGATAAGTCAGAAAACACTTGGAGTTCCAGTCATAGCAATAGGTGTTCCT
The Clostridium felsineum DSM 794 DNA segment above includes these coding regions:
- the gpr gene encoding GPR endopeptidase, producing the protein MKNVRTDLAVEARELYCKEKEEDKHGIKVSTKKIEDINITTVDVLNEEGEEKIRKPKGTYITLDIPKVTLYDSEDIEDISKVLAGELTDITNKIKLNESMTVLVVGLGNWNITPDALGPKVVDKLMVTRHLKKYIPDSIDEGIRPVCAVAPGVLGITGMETGEIIRGIVQNIKPDVVICVDALAARKMERVNSTIQIGDTGISPGSGVGNMRMEISQKTLGVPVIAIGVPTVVDAATMANDTIDIVIEKMESEVGKNSKFYSLLKTIDTEEKEELIHEVLNPYVGDLLVTPKEVDMIMETLSKIIASGINISLQPALELKDINNYIS